A region of Deltaproteobacteria bacterium DNA encodes the following proteins:
- a CDS encoding corrinoid protein, which yields MSELYGKISEVLIAGNIEEVKKLTQQALDEGSEAHEILSQGLLPGMDIVGQRFKAAEMFIPEVLRSAKTMHAAMEILRPLLSESDAAGAGTVIMGTVEGDLHDIGKNLVGMMLEGAGFKVVDLGADVKPQSFVEAAKEHKPNILGMSALLTTTMPKMGETINALKEAGIRDQIKVMAGGAPVTQDFVEEIGADAYGSNATAAVEKAKELVGK from the coding sequence ATGTCGGAACTCTATGGGAAAATTTCGGAGGTACTGATCGCGGGCAATATCGAGGAGGTCAAAAAGCTCACCCAGCAGGCCTTGGACGAGGGTTCTGAGGCCCATGAAATCCTTTCGCAGGGGCTTCTGCCTGGCATGGACATAGTGGGTCAGCGTTTCAAGGCTGCTGAGATGTTCATACCGGAGGTCCTGCGTTCGGCCAAGACGATGCACGCTGCCATGGAGATACTGAGGCCTCTCCTATCCGAGAGTGATGCGGCGGGAGCAGGGACTGTTATTATGGGTACGGTGGAAGGAGACCTGCACGATATAGGGAAGAACCTGGTAGGGATGATGCTTGAGGGCGCGGGCTTCAAGGTAGTGGATTTGGGAGCGGATGTAAAGCCCCAGTCTTTTGTGGAAGCAGCCAAGGAGCACAAGCCCAACATCCTGGGAATGTCGGCTCTGCTGACGACGACCATGCCGAAGATGGGCGAGACGATCAATGCTCTGAAGGAGGCGGGCATTCGGGATCAGATCAAGGTCATGGCAGGAGGAGCTCCTGTGACGCAGGATTTTGTCGAAGAGATCGGGGCCGATGCTTACGGCTCCAACGCGACGGCTGCGGTGGAAAAGGCAAAGGAGCTGGTGGGCAAATAG